The Apostichopus japonicus isolate 1M-3 chromosome 6, ASM3797524v1, whole genome shotgun sequence genome contains a region encoding:
- the LOC139968794 gene encoding disks large homolog 5-like isoform X3 → MEERHSNLLRQYRPKFVQSVEVDRLYPMLVNTKVLSHTETNMLEMLPSPQDRVECLLDMLPNKGSMAFESLCLALETTYPHLLTIMFLGSSTTLQMAHEGSSQSTVSSGTSESDMEDAGGVPMMNHGETGLEEGDGSSDLASLDAEVHHHDRNYDELEEQHCTMQKVQALNKEYTEAVKRTEQAVKDAECFRNELHTANMSEHQLRGDLEEVKTELHQVIRERDCLQAEVEELRHIHKKDTEELDKLWRKNEEFMRQPNAPDMFEKIHDAALEKMDDLTTNLQTLGRRNEQLASDRNELVSKIESYEDEISALQLQIESMRTEKNSIKGQLSNYQQQYMKVMRDVKLAHKERDEALKKEQILKQKHTEIVTEYNQIRTRKNELEIKLRWTEDQRRAAVDEYSMVMGERDGVHKEMDKLQNDAQMEAEKRKEADHRIYMLEQELDVHKRRWQDSQQERDIALRDVDHLSERYRDMLNNTMMAEKERDIALKDFEKFKEQRDVARKERMEALAQRDHLLLKFYDAEQQQKTMSNERNMANRDVEQMRRQLDSLQRQLKEASEENKKAKQMRDWAFKERDKVVQERESIRTLSDQMRKERDLTVNKLAESLRKVDDMENQRNKSLRDLQEIRDKMQTQSEREARMRQLIAQHSRDSAIGADSLEWETENLEFDSSQLVNENVGIIGFDIAECPDQTFFPEDCSIYVTKVDKGSSAYGKLRVNDCLFRVNDIDLSSANRQGVLQAFTSIHGILHLVVKRRRAHACKLVPLTLDISRGNPLVLENGVFVSRLSSGSQSLRELGIVPGDRIVMVNNTPMENKPVHEVESLLEACQNPVSVTVMRLSVASTTSTIPSSASPTVESFRSQDESSYQSSLSALVSAGEQSDISSREENIQKEMSVQTESIPEKIHKVSREASFRSVHSREDSRESNATQGTLKAGDWEEIKMSQQYGSQKGPVDDHPSWDERNEFSSMSDSGNGDKFSNVQEKSFSGISSHKKNQLSVDESINERAKRANQLKHARDLQESSSSSTSHDTKWHHRRDFSFSGFSPDYSKTSKRKSSKKDSLEKIDYNSTWPKSRGPPDMLTSPKVKKNRDTHIHVMNPRIYMDPRQEVSVPPTPPSRKSSYHAPSKHHHSSSGSSIHSESRRSTSSQHSSGGMLSTQTKVTPVAAVRNGPNNGWSNQNAVYHHGNNGAAIATSSKVVPTRKWRGPGSPVNSPTSPKRPISMPSPIDPNYQFAKTLPKKTSYRDRRSEQLSYGSPGSYYRPTSLHFPSNSNPVSTDYVDLFSPNGPPSAPVQTHFVRDKHKIPSFVVLSRSMNSTSAIAGNTHSGYNTMPYSPSRGSRQGKMNSISSLPDPRRPSHQSDSSGDFVKRDSYSSLPQARDSDCGSISFPSNKPRRIHIPSYSTSSNSLEIAASSYTSGRSSPTSPSIPEIPSDSSHNGNVPETGVVVTTQGPGRQDDVRCIEIQKSNEQLGFAITEGAKEGIFVRSVTPNSLADEGKMRYGDQILEFNGVNFRQANKAQAASIMSRHWNKVNILVQYNPGKMNDQNDSLDSISHASTPSFGMTPNSPMTSTNRPQSDLISMDGTITPPTPRASRIYENLPNVDLLAEEVRRIYLKNINSSLGVMISGGNAVGIFVSDILPDSVAKHNGLRVGDQILEYNGVNLKAATAEQATVELQKQVEDIRLIVQYNITKYSRVQGLYGDAVYVRCLVDFVGKDDEQLSFNRDDILFINNTMHHHKLGTWDAQCVNEHGKTNRGGLIPSKTSLSRELHLRQSASEEKLEEGFRSSKKTALSNRRSSFFRRKKPHRSNSRESRDFSEGSISDVAIHDEIPTYQRVDRLDMRIKRPVVLLGPHSDKVASKLVEESPDKFKQVPESKRASVQDLDMDMAGNIFLDCQQPEGFYECIPTQPIKDICKGGSHCILDGVSPAICKRLNDASLFPIIVFIKFKSSKQIREQKDPHFLREKVNSKQAKDMFERAQQVEQEFRSVFTDTIVGGNLAAMCTRVKEVIDREQKKVMWVPSSLSL, encoded by the exons ttCCTATGATGAATCACGGGGAAACTGGACTGGAAGAAGGGGATGGAAGTTCGGACCTTGCTAGCTTGGATGCTGAAGTACATCACCATGACAGGAACTATGATGAACTCGAGGAGCAGCATTGCACCATGCAAAAAGTACAAGCACTGAACAAGGAGTATACAGAAGCAGTTAAACGGACAGAACAGGCCGTGAAAGACGCCGAATGCTTCAGGAACGAGCTACACACGGCAAACATGAGCGAGCACCAACTCCGTGGAGATCTAGAGGAAGTGAAGACGGAACTCCATCAGGTCATCAGAGAACGAGATTGCTTGCAGGCAGAGGTGGAGGAACTTCGTCACATTCACAAGAAAGACACAGAAGAGTTGGACAAACTCTGGCGCAAGAATGAAGAATTCATGAGACAACCGAACGCACCGGATATGTTTGAAAAAATACATGATGCAGCGCTGGAAAAGATGGATGACTTGACCACGAATCTGCAGACACTCGGAAGGAGAAACGAGCAGCTGGCATCCGACAGAAATGAACTGGTCAGTAAAATAGAGAGTTATGAAGATGAAATCTCTGCTCTACAGTTACAGATTGAGTCCATGAGAACAGAAAAGAACAGCATAAAAGGACAGCTGAGCAACTACCAGCAACAGTACATGAAGGTGATGCGAGATGTGAAACTCGCTCACAAGGAACGGGACGAGGCTCTGAAAAAGGAGCAGATCCTGAAGCAGAAGCATACTGAAATTGTAACAGAATATAACCAAATAAGAACCCGAAAAAATGAGTTGGAAATAAAACTGAGATGGACAGAAGATCAGCGAAGAGCAGCTGTAGATGAATATTCCATGGTGATGGGAGAGAGGGATGGAGTCCATAAAGAGATGGATAAACTGCAGAATGATGCTCAGATGGAGGCAGAGAAGAGAAAAGAGGCAGACCATAGGATTTACATGTTAGAGCAAGAGTTGGATGTTCACAAACGGAGATGGCAGGACTCCCAACAAGAGCGGGATATCGCCCTGAGGGACGTGGACCATCTCAGTGAACGTTACAGAGACATGTTAAATAACACCATGATGGCTGAGAAAGAAAGAGACATTGCTTTAAAAGACTTTGAGAAATTTAAGGAACAGAGGGATGTTGCTCGGAAGGAGAGGATGGAAGCTCTTGCTCAGAGAGACCACCTTCTCCTTAAGTTTTATGATGCTGAACAACAGCAAAAGACAATGAGTAATGAGAGAAACATGGCTAACAGGGATGTGGAACAAATGCGACGGCAGCTAGACAGTCTTCAAAGACAGCTAAAAGAAGCTTCTGAG GAGAATAAGAAAGCCAAGCAGATGAGAGATTGGGCCTTCAAAGAACGTGATAAAGTAGTTCAGGAGAGGGAGAGTATCCGAACCCTTAGCGACCAGATGCGTAAGGAACGTGACCTGACTGTTAATAAACTAGCAGAATCGCTGAGAAAGGTGGATGACATGGAGAACCAGAGGAACAAATCCTTAAGGGATTTGCAAGAGATAAG GGATAAAATGCAGACCCAATCAGAAAGAGAAGCCAGGATGCGCCAACTGATTGCTCAACACAGCAGAGATTCGGCAATAGGTGCTGATTCTCTGGAATGGGAGACAGAAAACTTGGAATTTGATTCTTCTCAGCTAGTTAAT gaAAACGTTGGCATCATTGGATTCGATATAGCAGAGTGTCCAGATCAGACGTTCTTTCCAGAAGATTGTTCTATATATGTAACAAAAGTAGACAAAGGCAGTTCAGCTTATGGTAAATTAAG AGTCAATGACTGTCTGTTTCGGGTGAATGATATTGATCTGAGCAGTGCAAACAGACAAGGTGTTCTACAAGCCTTCACTAGTATTCATGGGATCTTGCACTTG GTGGTGAAACGGAGACGTGCCCACGCCTGCAAGCTGGTACCTCTCACTCTAGACATTTCCAGAGGAAACCCTTTGGTCTTGGAAAATGGAGTCTTTGTCAGCAGGCTCTCATCTGGCAGTCAGTCTTTACGTGAGCTTGGAATTGTTCCCGGGGATAGGATAGTGATG GTGAATAATACACCAATGGAGAACAAACCTGTCCATGAAGTTGAATCTCTGCTAGAAGCCTGCCAGAATCCAGTCAGTGTTACAGTCATGCGTTTGTCTGTAGCGTCCACGACGTCAACCATTCCCTCCAGTGCGAGCCCTACAGTCGAGTCTTTCCGCAGTCAAGATGAATCTTCGTACCAGTCCAGCTTGTCTGCCCTTGTGTCTGCAGGAGAACAGAGCGACATCAGCAGCCGTGAGGAGAACATTCAAAAGGAGATGAGTGTGCAGACCGAATCCATTCCCGAGAAGATACACAAGGTATCCAGGGAGGCCAGCTTCCGTAGTGTCCACAGCAGGGAAGATAGCCGGGAGAGCAACGCTACGCAAGGAACTCTTAAAGCAGGAGATTGGGAAGAAATTAAGATGAGTCAACAGTATGGAAGTCAAAAGGGGCCAGTAGATGATCACCCCTCTTGGGATGAGAGAAACGAATTCAGTTCCATGTCCGATTCGGGAAACGGagataaattttcaaatgttcaaGAGAAGTCCTTCAGTGGTATTTCATCTCATAAAAAGAACCAGTTGTCAGTGGACGAGTCAATAAACGAGAGAGCGAAGAGAGCTAACCAACTGAAACATGCACGAGATTTACAAGAGTCATCATCTTCATCGACCAGTCATGACACTAAATGGCATCATAGGAGGGATTTTAGCTTCTCGGGATTCTCGCCCGACTACTCGAAAACGTCCAAACGGAAAAGTTCAAAGAAAGACAGTCTGGAGAAAATTGATTACAATTCTACTTGGCCAAAATCGAGAGGACCACCAGATATGCTGACTTCTCCAAAAGTGAAGAAGAATAGAGATACCCACATTCACGTCATGAATCCAAGAATTTACATGGACCCTCGTCAGGAGGTCTCGGTTCCCCCGACCCCTCCCAGTAGAAAGTCTTCGTATCATGCCCCTTCAAAGCATCACCATTCATCATCGGGATCTTCTATTCATTCGGAATCAAGGCGTTCCACCTCCTCACAGCATTCCAGCGGTGGGATGCTCTCGACACAGACAAAGGTCACCCCTGTCGCTGCTGTCAGAAATGGACCTAACAATGGCTGGTCAAACCAGAATGCAGtttatcaccatggtaacaatgGGGCTGCCATTGCCACGTCGAGTAAAGTGGTTCCGACAAGGAAGTGGAGGGGCCCAGGTTCGCCCGTAAATTCACCGACATCACCAAAAAGACCAATTTCAATGCCCTCACCCATTGACCCAAATTACCAATTTGCGAAAACTTTGCCGAAGAAGACAAGCTATCGGGACAGGCGCTCTGAACAACTTTCATATGGTTCTCCAGGGTCTTACTATCGGCCCACTTCGTTACATTTTCCAAGCAATTCAAATCCGGTTTCAACAGATTATGTTGATCTCTTCTCTCCAAACGGACCCCCGTCTGCCCCTGTGCAGACTCATTTTGTGCGTGACAAGCATAAAATCCCCTCTTTTGTGGTGTTAAGTAGGTCGATGAATTCTACCTCTGCTATTGCAGGCAATACCCACAGTGGCTATAACACCATGCCTTATTCACCATCCAGAGGCAGTAGACAAGGTAAGATGAACTCCATCTCATCTCTGCCTGATCCCAGGAGACCTTCCCACCAAAGTGACTCCTCAGGGGACTTTGTCAAAAGAGACTCTTACAGCAGCTTGCCACAAGCAAGAGATTCTGATTGTGGCTCCATATCATTCCCTTCAAATAAACCCAGAAGAATACACATTCCAAGCTACTCAACTTCCAGCAACTCTCTGGAAATTG CAGCCTCCTCTTATACTTCAGGGCGTAGTAGTCCTACATCACCTAGCATTCCTGAGATCCCTAGTGACTCGAGCCATAATGGCAATGTACCTGAAACAGGCGTGGTGGTTACCACACAGGGACCAGG ACGTCAAGATGATGTTCGATGTATTGAAATACAGAAAAGCAACGAACAGTTAGGCTTTGCCATCACAGAGGGTGCCAAGGAAGGGATCTTCGTGAGGTCTGTCACCCCCAATAGCTTGGCAGATGAAGGAAAGATGCGTTATGGCGATCAGATTCTAGAG TTCAATGGTGTCAACTTTCGACAGGCCAACAAAGCTCAGGCAGCCAGTATCATGAGCAGACATTGgaataaagttaatattttaGTGCAATACAACCCTGGAA AAATGAATGACCAAAATGACAGTCTTGATAGCATCAGCCATGCCTCGACCCCAAGTTTTGGAATGACACCTAACTCCCCCATGACCTCAACAAATAGACCCCAGTCAGACCTAATCTCTATGGATGGTACTATCACCCCTCCAACACCCAGGGCTAGCAGGATATATGA gaatttgccaaaTGTTGATCTCTTGGCGGAAGAAGTTCGCCGTATTTATTTGAAGAATATAAATTCCAGTCTGGGTGTCATGATATCAGGAGGGAATGCAGTGGGGATTTTTGTGTCTGACATCTTGCCAGACAGTGTGGCCAAACATAATGGTCTTCGAGTTGGGGATCAAATACTGGAA tataatGGTGTCAACCTCAAGGCAGCAACTGCTGAGCAGGCTACAGTTGAGCTCCAGAAACAAGTTGAAGACATTCGGCTAATTGTGCAATATAATATAACCA AATACAGCCGTGTGCAGGGCCTCTATGGAGATGCAGTGTATGTTCGCTGTCTGGTGGACTTTGTTGGAAAGGATGATGAACAACTGAGCTTTAACAGAGATGATATTCTGTTCATTAACAACACCATGCATCATCACAAACTGGGTACTTGGGATGCCCAATGTGTCAATGAACATGGCAAGACTAACAGGGGAGGACTTATTCCAAGCAAAACAAG CCTGTCCAGAGAGTTACATCTCAGACAATCAGCCAGCGAAGAGAAACTTGAAGAAGGGTTTCGTAGTTCAAAGAAGACCGCCCTTAGCAACAGAAGAAGCAGTTTCTTTAGAAGAAAGAAGCCCCATAGGAGTAATTCTAGAGAAAGTCGGGACTTTAGCGAAGGTTCTATTTCTGATGTAGCCATTCATGATG AGATTCCAACTTACCAAAGAGTTGACAGATTGGACA TGCGTATCAAGCGTCCTGTAGTACTGCTTGGGCCTCACAGTGACAAAGTGGCCTCGAAGTTAGTAGAGGAGTCTCCAGACAAGTTCAAGCAAGTTCCAG AGAGTAAGCGTGCTTCAGTCCAAGATTTGGATATGGACATGGCTGGAAATATATTTCTGGACTGTCAGCAACCAGAAGGTTTCTATGAATGCATTCCAACCCAGCCCATTAAGGACATATGTAAAGGG GGTTCTCACTGTATTTTGGACGGTGTTTCACCAGCCATCTGCAAGCGGTTAAACGATGCCAGTCTCTTTCCCATCATTGTTTTCATCAAGTTTAAAAGTTCTAAACAAATCAG AGAACAAAAGGACCCACATTTCTTGCGAGAAAAAGTCAACAGCAAGCAAGCAAAGGATATGTTTGAAAGAGCACAACAAGTAGAGCAAGAATTCCGCAGTGTCTTTACAG atACCATTGTAGGTGGTAACCTTGCAGCCATGTGTACCCGGGTAAAGGAGGTCATAGACAGGGAACAGAAGAAAGTCATGTGGGTGCCGTCCAGTCTGTCACTATAG